A single Acidaminococcus sp. DNA region contains:
- a CDS encoding ribonuclease III: MRFEEYCRIRDFALRACGEELEAKEPKLLHPIILAYVGDAVFSLYVRMRLVPVSTHVQVLHNMAARMVSAVMQARAMEALEPELTEEEAAMERRGRNTKSTVPKSASVREYRMSTAFETLMGYLYLSHQDERLEELLRKSFEIVRKAAEAERGGRKR, from the coding sequence GTGAGATTCGAAGAATACTGCCGAATCAGGGATTTCGCGCTGCGTGCCTGCGGGGAAGAGCTTGAGGCCAAAGAACCCAAACTTCTTCATCCGATTATCCTCGCTTACGTCGGGGATGCGGTTTTTTCCCTCTACGTGCGGATGCGCCTTGTTCCCGTTTCCACGCATGTGCAGGTCCTGCATAACATGGCGGCCCGTATGGTGTCGGCCGTAATGCAGGCCAGGGCGATGGAAGCCCTCGAACCGGAACTTACGGAAGAAGAAGCGGCCATGGAGCGCCGGGGACGCAATACGAAGTCCACAGTGCCTAAAAGCGCCAGCGTCCGGGAGTACCGCATGAGTACGGCTTTTGAAACCCTCATGGGATACCTGTATCTCAGTCACCAGGACGAACGGCTTGAAGAACTGCTGCGAAAGTCGTTTGAAATTGTACGCAAGGCGGCAGAAGCAGAAAGGGGAGGTCGTAAAAGATGA
- a CDS encoding CarD family transcriptional regulator: MFEVGDKVLYPMHGAAVIKDVEQRQIDGRPVNYFVFDMLLSNMKVMIPESNVDKVGIRPIVDKSTIVKVEDVLKSRPENKMKRITWNRRYNLYIDKMKTGNIFQVADVVRTLAVQETDKKLSTGERRLLTTAKQILLSEVMLVESCDEEKSEEWLHQFV, from the coding sequence ATGTTCGAGGTTGGAGACAAGGTACTATACCCAATGCACGGAGCAGCAGTAATTAAAGACGTTGAACAGCGGCAAATTGACGGCCGTCCGGTCAACTATTTCGTATTTGACATGCTCCTGAGCAACATGAAGGTCATGATTCCGGAGAGCAATGTCGACAAGGTCGGAATTCGCCCGATTGTAGACAAGTCAACCATCGTCAAAGTGGAGGATGTGCTGAAATCCCGTCCGGAGAACAAAATGAAACGGATCACTTGGAACCGCCGTTATAATCTTTATATCGATAAGATGAAAACAGGCAATATCTTCCAGGTCGCCGATGTGGTTCGCACCCTGGCTGTCCAGGAAACGGACAAGAAGCTTTCCACGGGCGAACGGCGCCTGCTCACGACGGCTAAACAGATTTTACTCAGCGAAGTCATGCTCGTGGAATCCTGCGACGAAGAAAAGAGTGAGGAATGGCTCCACCAATTTGTTTAA
- a CDS encoding CtsR family transcriptional regulator produces the protein MRNIADVIEQFIISELFANEEDSINVKRSQLAEKLDCAPSQITYTLTTRFTPERGFEVESKRGNGGFIRIIRLPHPQGQGQNELPAKSSIHSAEEMVKALADQRMITARESRLLTFFLNFLGDHVTEKDKQAMIAQAFKALNGGN, from the coding sequence ATGCGAAATATAGCTGATGTGATTGAACAGTTTATCATCAGTGAACTCTTTGCCAACGAAGAAGACTCGATCAATGTGAAGAGAAGTCAGCTGGCAGAAAAATTAGATTGCGCCCCTTCGCAGATTACATATACCTTGACGACGCGTTTTACACCGGAAAGAGGTTTTGAAGTTGAATCCAAGCGGGGCAACGGAGGTTTTATCCGGATTATCCGACTGCCTCATCCGCAGGGCCAGGGCCAGAATGAACTGCCTGCAAAGAGCAGCATTCATTCGGCCGAAGAAATGGTCAAAGCACTGGCGGATCAGCGTATGATCACGGCCCGTGAGAGCAGGCTGCTGACTTTCTTTCTCAATTTCCTTGGGGATCACGTCACGGAAAAGGATAAGCAGGCCATGATTGCCCAGGCTTTCAAGGCGCTGAACGGAGGCAACTGA
- the ispF gene encoding 2-C-methyl-D-erythritol 2,4-cyclodiphosphate synthase, producing the protein MLDLHVGSGYDVHCLVPGRPLILCGVTVPYEKGLDGHSDADVALHALMDAILGAAGMGDIGRLFPDNDDAYLGADSRKLLTRVLTLVGEKGWRVHNADVTIIAQRPKLAPFEPQMLENLKADLQLSADAVNVKATTTEKLGFTGRGEGIAAEAVVTLEKA; encoded by the coding sequence ATGCTTGATTTGCATGTCGGCAGCGGGTATGATGTACATTGTCTGGTGCCGGGGCGGCCGCTCATTTTGTGCGGCGTTACCGTTCCCTATGAAAAGGGACTTGACGGGCATTCTGACGCCGATGTGGCGCTTCATGCCCTGATGGATGCCATTCTGGGCGCTGCCGGTATGGGCGATATCGGACGTCTTTTTCCGGATAATGATGACGCCTATCTCGGAGCGGACAGCCGTAAACTGCTGACCCGCGTCCTTACACTTGTCGGAGAAAAAGGCTGGCGCGTCCATAACGCGGACGTGACCATCATTGCCCAGAGACCGAAACTCGCGCCCTTTGAACCGCAGATGCTGGAGAACCTCAAAGCCGATCTGCAGCTTTCCGCTGACGCCGTCAACGTCAAAGCGACGACGACGGAAAAGCTCGGCTTTACGGGCCGGGGAGAAGGCATTGCGGCAGAAGCCGTCGTCACGCTGGAAAAAGCGTAA
- a CDS encoding PIN/TRAM domain-containing protein — MLEKITKILIILVFAVSGLLLMEMAAPTLAEFVSVDFLTSGVLGITPLRFVLGFAGFVIFGYLGKVLAPIIMSYTLRFSEWVAASLGNLPTGEIFVLAVGVIMGLIVAALLGTSFSRLPIIGPYISLVLSIIGALVGAKVALDKRTDIISFFNRFWFSARNKEGAKKTNRSGSRNYKFLDTSVLIDGRIVDVIHLGFLEGTIVIPQFVLEELQKIADSADTLKRNRGRRGLDMVKKIQEEHSADIQIWDTDYDDITEVDAKLVRLAMAKHGELATNDYNLSKVAEIKGIKVLNLNELANALKQAVLPGESLQVFLTREGKEPGQAIGYLEDGTMVVVENAKRSVNTSVTVLVTSVLQTSAGRMIFAKMNKG, encoded by the coding sequence ATGTTAGAGAAAATCACAAAAATTCTGATTATCCTTGTTTTTGCCGTTTCCGGTCTTCTCCTTATGGAAATGGCGGCTCCAACGCTGGCAGAATTTGTCAGTGTCGATTTTCTGACTTCCGGTGTACTTGGCATTACGCCGCTGCGGTTCGTACTGGGCTTTGCAGGGTTTGTCATTTTCGGCTATCTTGGTAAAGTCCTGGCACCCATTATCATGTCCTACACGCTGCGTTTTTCCGAATGGGTGGCTGCCTCCCTGGGCAATCTCCCGACAGGTGAAATCTTCGTGCTGGCTGTCGGTGTCATTATGGGCCTGATTGTAGCCGCACTGCTGGGGACTTCCTTCTCCCGGCTGCCGATCATCGGACCGTACATTTCTCTTGTACTGAGTATTATTGGAGCTCTTGTAGGTGCCAAAGTAGCCCTCGACAAACGGACTGATATCATTTCATTCTTTAATCGGTTCTGGTTTTCTGCGCGCAACAAGGAGGGTGCAAAGAAAACGAACCGGTCTGGTTCCCGCAATTATAAATTTCTCGATACCAGTGTGCTGATTGACGGGCGGATTGTGGACGTGATCCATCTTGGATTTTTGGAAGGCACTATCGTGATTCCTCAGTTTGTACTGGAAGAACTCCAGAAGATTGCCGATTCGGCCGATACTCTGAAGCGCAACCGCGGCCGCCGCGGCCTCGATATGGTGAAGAAAATCCAGGAGGAACACAGTGCCGATATCCAGATCTGGGATACGGATTACGATGATATTACCGAAGTGGATGCCAAATTGGTGCGTCTTGCCATGGCAAAGCACGGCGAGCTGGCTACGAACGATTACAACCTGAGCAAGGTGGCAGAAATCAAGGGCATCAAAGTCCTGAACCTCAATGAACTGGCCAATGCCCTGAAGCAGGCCGTACTGCCGGGAGAATCCCTGCAGGTCTTCCTGACGCGTGAAGGCAAGGAACCGGGTCAGGCCATCGGCTATCTTGAGGACGGCACCATGGTCGTTGTGGAAAACGCCAAGCGTTCCGTCAACACCTCTGTGACCGTACTGGTAACGTCAGTACTTCAGACTTCCGCCGGCCGCATGATTTTTGCCAAGATGAACAAAGGATAA
- the gltX gene encoding glutamate--tRNA ligase: protein MDKEMRVRFAPSPTGPFHIGGARSALFNWLLAKKMGGKFVLRIEDTDRKRSTPESEENIKAALKWLGITWDEGVDVGGPYGPYHQMERLDIYKKYTDKLLAEGKAYYCYCTPEELEAERQADLKAGKMPKYSGKCRNLTPEQRAKYEAEGRKPSIRLKVPADQKIVVHDMVRGDVEFDSNGIGDFVIVKSDGIPTYNYAVVIDDYLMHITHVIRAEEHLSNTPRQLVVYDALGFEKPVFGHISLILGTDHTKMSKRHGATSVDAYRQKGYIPEGIDNFLALLGWAPEGEKEIFTMEEAAREFSMERVAKNPAVFDIKKLNWINGQHIHKMAPEAFFELAEPFMVQAGYMTGNETGEKLDWLKRVVATAQTQVEYGAQVPEKVAMYFSDDFDFENDEAKAVLSEPTAPMVLKALLAEFKALTEVNHDSVKGCFKKVQKGNKLKGQQVYMPFRVALTGNQHGPELAEMIPLMGVERVEKRVLSSLAKAGITL, encoded by the coding sequence ATGGATAAAGAAATGAGAGTACGTTTTGCACCGAGCCCGACGGGCCCGTTCCACATCGGCGGGGCTCGTTCTGCTCTGTTCAACTGGCTGCTTGCCAAGAAGATGGGGGGCAAGTTTGTCCTGCGTATTGAAGATACGGACCGGAAACGTTCCACGCCGGAATCCGAAGAAAACATCAAGGCAGCGCTCAAATGGCTGGGCATTACCTGGGATGAAGGCGTTGATGTAGGCGGCCCTTACGGCCCTTACCATCAGATGGAACGCCTGGATATCTATAAGAAATATACGGATAAGCTCCTTGCGGAAGGCAAGGCTTATTACTGTTACTGCACGCCGGAAGAACTGGAAGCGGAACGCCAGGCTGACCTCAAAGCCGGCAAGATGCCGAAATACAGCGGCAAGTGCCGCAATCTGACACCGGAACAGCGCGCCAAGTACGAAGCCGAAGGCCGCAAACCTTCCATTCGTCTCAAGGTGCCTGCCGACCAGAAAATCGTGGTGCACGACATGGTCCGCGGCGACGTGGAATTTGATTCCAACGGCATCGGCGATTTCGTTATCGTAAAGAGCGACGGCATCCCGACCTACAACTATGCTGTCGTCATCGATGACTATCTGATGCATATTACCCACGTCATCCGCGCGGAAGAGCATCTTTCCAATACGCCGCGCCAGCTCGTCGTCTATGATGCCCTGGGCTTTGAAAAACCGGTCTTCGGTCATATTTCCCTGATCCTCGGCACGGACCATACGAAGATGAGTAAGCGCCATGGTGCAACCTCCGTGGATGCCTATCGTCAGAAGGGTTATATCCCCGAAGGCATCGACAACTTTCTGGCTCTCCTCGGCTGGGCTCCGGAAGGTGAAAAAGAAATCTTCACCATGGAAGAAGCTGCCAGGGAATTTTCCATGGAACGCGTAGCCAAGAACCCGGCTGTATTTGATATCAAGAAACTGAACTGGATCAACGGACAGCATATCCACAAGATGGCTCCGGAAGCCTTCTTTGAACTGGCTGAACCGTTCATGGTGCAGGCTGGCTATATGACGGGCAATGAAACCGGTGAGAAACTGGATTGGCTGAAACGCGTCGTAGCTACGGCCCAGACCCAGGTGGAATATGGTGCCCAGGTACCGGAAAAGGTTGCCATGTACTTCTCCGATGACTTTGACTTCGAAAATGACGAAGCCAAGGCCGTACTCAGCGAACCGACGGCTCCTATGGTTTTGAAGGCTCTCCTTGCTGAATTCAAGGCTTTGACCGAAGTCAATCACGACAGCGTCAAAGGCTGTTTCAAGAAAGTGCAGAAGGGCAATAAACTGAAAGGCCAGCAGGTCTACATGCCGTTCCGTGTGGCCCTTACGGGCAACCAGCACGGTCCGGAACTCGCTGAAATGATTCCGCTCATGGGCGTTGAAAGAGTCGAGAAACGTGTGCTCTCCAGCCTTGCCAAAGCCGGAATCACCCTCTAA
- the cysS gene encoding cysteine--tRNA ligase, with the protein MSTIRVFNTMTRKKEEFVPLHPGKVNIYVCGVTPYNHPHIGNARPFVVWDTIHRFLEHEGYDVTHVQNFTDVDDKIIRAANQEGVTWDVIANRYIKAYFDVMDKLHVRRCHVYPRVSEHIPDIIHTVQQLIDNGYGYVVDGDVYYRVEKFKHYGELSGRTLDDMMAGARVEVDERKENPMDFALWKAAKPGEPYWESPWGKGRPGWHIECSTMSTKYLGPSFDMHGGGSDLIFPHHENEIAQSEGATGVRPFVRYWIHNGFITINEEKMSKSLGNFFTVAEILDKYEPEVLRLFILNTHYRSPLDFSDARLEEAKRSLERLRTAQQNLLEIMKVISVGPDDESMALRKKVADMREAFMEAMRDDFNTSLAISYLFALAKEINVYHQAIMSGSKKPDGKLMDQIIKTWKEMKSIIGILEDEPAGTKEPAEGASDDAEIEAKIAERQAARKAKDYAKADAIRDELAKKGIILEDTPQGVRWKRQ; encoded by the coding sequence ATGAGTACGATTCGCGTCTTTAATACGATGACCCGCAAAAAAGAAGAGTTTGTTCCGCTTCATCCCGGCAAAGTCAATATCTACGTCTGCGGCGTTACTCCTTATAACCATCCCCATATCGGCAACGCTCGTCCGTTTGTCGTCTGGGATACGATCCATCGTTTCCTTGAACACGAAGGCTACGATGTGACCCATGTACAGAACTTTACCGACGTGGACGACAAGATTATCCGCGCCGCTAACCAGGAAGGCGTGACCTGGGATGTCATCGCCAACCGTTATATCAAGGCTTATTTCGACGTGATGGATAAGCTCCATGTTCGCCGCTGCCACGTATATCCGCGCGTGTCCGAACATATTCCCGACATCATCCACACCGTGCAGCAGCTCATTGATAACGGCTACGGCTATGTCGTGGACGGCGATGTTTACTATCGCGTGGAAAAGTTCAAGCACTACGGCGAATTGTCCGGCCGTACCCTCGATGATATGATGGCAGGCGCCCGTGTCGAAGTCGATGAACGCAAGGAAAATCCGATGGACTTCGCACTGTGGAAGGCTGCCAAGCCGGGCGAACCCTATTGGGAAAGCCCGTGGGGCAAAGGCCGTCCGGGCTGGCACATCGAATGCTCGACCATGAGCACGAAGTACCTTGGCCCCTCCTTTGATATGCACGGCGGCGGATCCGACCTGATCTTCCCGCATCATGAAAACGAAATTGCCCAGTCTGAAGGCGCAACGGGCGTACGTCCCTTTGTCCGCTACTGGATTCATAACGGATTCATTACGATCAACGAAGAAAAGATGTCCAAATCCCTGGGCAATTTCTTCACGGTCGCTGAAATCCTCGATAAATACGAACCGGAAGTGCTCCGCCTCTTCATCCTGAACACGCATTACCGCAGCCCGTTGGACTTCAGCGATGCGCGTCTTGAAGAAGCAAAGCGCAGTCTGGAACGTCTCCGCACGGCTCAGCAGAACCTGCTGGAAATCATGAAAGTGATTTCCGTCGGTCCTGACGACGAAAGCATGGCACTGCGCAAGAAGGTTGCTGACATGCGTGAAGCCTTCATGGAAGCGATGCGCGATGACTTCAATACGTCCCTTGCCATCAGCTATCTCTTTGCCCTGGCCAAGGAAATCAACGTATATCATCAGGCCATCATGAGCGGCAGCAAGAAGCCCGACGGCAAACTGATGGACCAGATCATCAAGACCTGGAAAGAAATGAAATCCATTATCGGTATCCTGGAAGACGAACCGGCAGGCACGAAGGAACCTGCCGAAGGCGCTTCCGACGATGCCGAAATCGAAGCGAAGATTGCCGAACGTCAGGCTGCCCGCAAGGCAAAGGATTATGCCAAGGCAGACGCTATTCGTGACGAACTGGCAAAGAAGGGAATCATCCTGGAAGATACGCCTCAGGGTGTACGGTGGAAGAGACAGTGA
- the thyX gene encoding FAD-dependent thymidylate synthase, protein MMQVKLIRYTPDPDKTVAMSAHLCYSPIGAAEIEENLTDDKVAGLVKMLGRMGHTSTFEHVYFTFAIEGVSRVLTHQLVRHRIASYSQQSQRYVKEHNFERIVPPTIAANPEMKAKFEGLCDEIQKLYNEMTDAGIPAEDARYILPNATETKIVVTMNARSLLHFFELRCCNRAQWEIRELANKMLEEVRKVAPVIFAKAGPTCVTQRVCHEGKMSCGRLQKLLAEDAAKKANK, encoded by the coding sequence ATGATGCAAGTCAAATTGATTCGTTATACACCGGATCCGGACAAGACGGTCGCCATGAGCGCCCATCTGTGCTATTCTCCGATCGGTGCCGCTGAAATTGAAGAAAACCTGACCGATGATAAAGTGGCCGGCCTTGTAAAAATGCTTGGCCGCATGGGACATACTTCTACGTTTGAACACGTATACTTTACCTTCGCTATCGAAGGCGTGTCCCGCGTGCTGACTCACCAGCTGGTGCGTCATCGTATTGCTTCCTATTCCCAGCAGTCCCAGCGCTATGTGAAGGAACACAATTTTGAACGCATTGTGCCGCCTACGATTGCCGCTAATCCGGAAATGAAAGCTAAATTTGAAGGCCTCTGCGATGAAATCCAGAAGCTTTACAACGAAATGACGGACGCCGGCATTCCGGCCGAAGATGCCCGTTACATCCTGCCGAATGCCACGGAAACGAAGATTGTTGTGACCATGAACGCCCGCAGCCTGCTGCACTTCTTTGAACTGCGCTGCTGCAACCGCGCTCAGTGGGAAATCCGTGAACTGGCTAATAAGATGCTTGAGGAAGTCCGCAAAGTCGCTCCTGTTATTTTTGCTAAAGCAGGCCCGACCTGCGTGACCCAGCGCGTCTGCCACGAAGGCAAGATGAGCTGCGGCAGACTGCAGAAACTGCTCGCCGAAGACGCCGCCAAAAAAGCAAATAAATAA